Proteins from a genomic interval of Gossypium hirsutum isolate 1008001.06 chromosome A09, Gossypium_hirsutum_v2.1, whole genome shotgun sequence:
- the LOC107890056 gene encoding F-box protein At5g49610 yields the protein MGNVGEQNSDIPFDVLSRLPTKYMPRLKCVCKGWNRLISDPIFMKVQSRKKEPVSGFFCQQRFRLGNEDITTVTYIPVGKQEAKLFQRVFDFLPEHVVLLASCNGLVCGRSCFPRIDPSLYICNPLNHEWMRLTWDEPNREDTFALAFDPCRDLLGTSTKFKLIRVKQIETESKALCFSFDIYSSDTKAWKKSEEICKCNSNLYKNKGFYVEGVLHWLTDGDEMLTFRVENELSWLVSVPLPAIEFRSIPEACIGDSDGRLHYVLVSQYGLQVWFLEDYFESKWSLKLSKTLEEMEEQHMMFLYNLRERVTQRLAVDMEPWVDLLAFKDGYLLMRVSRNIMLYNIVTNRMHLLCSLSTFGTHSTFCTVLPYSLSLVPLDQA from the coding sequence ATGGGTAATGTAGGAGAGCAAAACAGTGACATTCCTTTTGATGTGCTGTCTCGGTTGCCAACAAAGTATATGCCAAgattaaaatgtgtttgtaaAGGGTGGAATCGTCTTATCTCAGACCCCATTTTCATGAAGGTTCAATCCCGAAAGAAAGAACCAGTATCAGGCTTCTTCTGCCAACAACGATTTAGATTGGGCAATGAGGACATCACTACTGTAACCTACATCCCTGTTGGAAAGCAAGAAGCCAAACTTTTTCAGAGAGTATTTGACTTCCTTCCTGAACATGTTGTGTTGCTCGCTTCATGCAACGGGTTGGTCTGTGGTCGCAGTTGCTTCCCTAGAATAGACCCTTCCCTCTACATATGCAACCCCTTGAACCATGAATGGATGAGGCTTACATGGGATGAACCTAACAGAGAAGACACCTTTGCTTTGGCATTTGATCCATGTAGAGATCTTCTAGGCACATCAACCAAATTCAAATTGATCAGGGTGAAGCAAATTGAAACTGAATCAAAGGCCTTATGCTTCTCATTCGACATATACTCTTCGGATACAAAGGCGTGGAAGAAATCAGAAGAAATATGCAAGTGCAATAGCAATCTGTACAAGAACAAAGGGTTTTATGTGGAAGGGGTTTTGCATTGGTTGACTGATGGTGATGAAATGCTTACCTTCCGCGTGGAGAATGAACTATCATGGTTGGTATCTGTTCCACTTCCAGCCATCGAATTCCGCAGCATCCCTGAAGCATGCATAGGAGACTCCGATGGCAGGCTGCATTACGTCCTGGTTTCTCAATACGGACTTCAAGTTTGGTTCCTCGAGGATTACTTCGAATCTAAATGGTCCCTGAAACTCTCTAAAACGTTAGAGGAAATGGAAGAACAACACATGATGTTCCTTTACAATTTGCGCGAGAGAGTAACACAAAGGCTGGCAGTTGACATGGAACCATGGGTTGATCTTTTAGCCTTCAAAGATGGCTATTTGCTAATGAGAGTTTCACGAAATATCATGCTATATAATATCGTGACAAACAGGATGCACCTACTTTGTTCTCTTTCCACTTTCGGTACCCATTCCACCTTTTGCACAGTCCTTCCCTATTCATTGAGTTTGGTTCCCTTAGATCAGGCTTAA
- the LOC107889175 gene encoding putative pentatricopeptide repeat-containing protein At3g15130: protein MLRLAVFQSARPLFYSTIANSYTHFSTSEENFCTKFLTSCAQTSNLLHGKVIHAKFIKGLFPNSLYLQNHILNMYSKCGDLISGHKLFDEMPQRNVVSWSAMLSGFTQHGFFNQALSLFVYMLRDGTSNPNEFTFVSVLQACSLHENLDLAYQVYAMVLRLGFESNVFLVNAFLTALMRHGKKEEALEVFDNCSNKDIVTWNVMLSGYLENSCLDLPKFWVQMNHEGLKPDCFTFASVLTGLASVGHLNMGLQVHGQLVKSGHGTEICVQNSVVDMYIKNQRLFDGLKAFNEMGEKDVCSWTQIAAGWLEYGEPTKALEAIAEMRMMGVIPNKFTLATAFNACANLSFLEEGKKAHGLRIKLGVDIDVCVDNALIDMYAKCGSMDGAWGVFKVMDDRSLVSWTTMIMGCAQNGQAREALKIFNEMIMKGIKPNYITFVCVLYACSQGMFTDEAWKYFSSMTIDHGISPGEDHYIYMVHLLGRAGHIKEAEELILSMPFQPSASVWQTLLNACQVHGDIETGKRAAEHAINLDRKDPASYVLLSNMFAGFNNWDDVGKLRELMETRDVKKVPGTSWIKLEKDCSVTSGPKFSSMGSKIS from the coding sequence ATGCTTCGCCTAGCTGTATTTCAATCTGCCAGGCCACTCTTTTATTCTACCATTGCTAATTCTTATACTCATTTCTCAACCTCAGAAGAAAACTTTTGCACCAAATTCTTAACTTCATGCGCCCAAACATCAAACTTACTTCATGGAAAGGTAATCCATGCCAAATTCATCAAAGGGTTATTTCCAAATTCCCTTTACCTCCAAAACCACATCCTAAACATGTACTCCAAGTGTGGAGACCTAATCAGCGGTCACAAGCTGTTCGATGAAATGCCTCAACGCAACGTCGTTTCATGGTCTGCCATGCTTTCTGGCTTTACCCAACATGGGTTTTTCAACCAAGCTTTATCTTTGTTCGTTTACATGTTAAGGGATGGAACTTCAAATCCTAATGAGTTCACATTTGTTAGTGTTCTTCAAGCTTGTTCTTTGCACGAAAATTTAGATTTAGCTTACCAAGTTTACGCTATGGTTTTACGTTTGGGGTTTGAATCAAACGTGTTTTTAGTCAATGCTTTTTTGACAGCTTTGATGAGACATGGGAAAAAAGAGGAAGCTTTGGAGGTTTTCGACAACTGTTCAAACAAAGATATCGTGACTTGGAATGTTATGTTAAGTGGGTACTTGGAAAATTCTTGTTTAGATTTGCctaaattttgggttcaaatgAATCATGAGGGGCTGAAACCTGATTGCTTTACTTTTGCAAGTGTTTTAACTGGGTTGGCTTCTGTTGGTCATTTAAACATGGGTTTACAAGTGCATGGTCAACTTGTCAAGTCTGGCCATGGTACTGAAATTTGTGTCCAGAACTCTGTGGTTGATATGTATATAAAGAATCAAAGACTTTTCGATGGGTTGAAAGCTTTCAATGAAATGGGTGAAAAAGATGTTTGTTCTTGGACACAAATTGCTGCTGGGTGGTTAGAGTATGGGGAACCTACAAAGGCTTTGGAAGCTATTGCAGAAATGAGGATGATGGGGGTAATACCCAACAAGTTTACACTTGCTACCGCTTTCAATGCTTGTGCTAATTTGTCCTTCTTGGAAGAGGGGAAGAAAGCTCATGGGTTGAGAATTAAACTTGGGGTTGATATTGATGTTTGTGTGGATAATGCATTGATTGACATGTATGCAAAATGCGGTTCCATGGATGGTGCTTGGGGTGTTTTTAAGGTAATGGACGATCGTTCCCTTGTTTCATGGACAACAATGATAATGGGGTGTGCACAAAATGGTCAAGCTAGAGAAGCTCTTAAGATTTTCAATGAGATGATTATGAAAGGTATAAAACCGAATTACATAACCTTTGTTTGCGTTCTTTATGCATGCAGCCAGGGAATGTTTACTGATGAAGCCTGGAAATATTTCTCTTCCATGACCATTGACCATGGAATCTCTCCTGGTGaagatcattatatatatatggtacaTCTTCTTGGCCGTGCAGGGCATATTAAAGAAGCCGAAGAACTAATCTTGTCAATGCCATTTCAGCCTAGTGCATCAGTTTGGCAAACTTTGCTTAATGCTTGTCAAGTTCATGGGGATATTGAAACAGGGAAGCGAGCAGCAGAACATGCAATAAACCTAGACAGAAAGGACCCTGCAAGTTATGTGCTGTTATCAAACATGTTTGCTGGCTTCAACAATTGGGACGATGTGGGAAAGTTGAGAGAACTAATGGAGACCAGGGATGTAAAGAAAGTACCTGGAACCAGTTGGATCAAACTAGAAAAAGACTGCTCAGTAACTTCAGGACCCAAGTTTTCAAGTATGGGATCTAAAATTAGTTGA